The Quercus lobata isolate SW786 chromosome 4, ValleyOak3.0 Primary Assembly, whole genome shotgun sequence genome segment GTACAGAAATCATCATAATGTAAGAGTAATTAAAAGGCTAAGCTTTGTTTACCATTGCTATGCTTTGCAACGAATTATTCCAGTTTGGGATGTTTATCTGAACTGCTTCTTTTGCTGTCATGCTCTACCATCTTTACACTTTTTACTCTCTTTGGCCTGAAAGGTTCCATGACTTCCATCTATTCCATTCATCTATGGCCAAAAGAACATGCAGAATGCTGCCTCATGTTTGAACAGAGACTGCAGTCACGTCAAGAAGAAAATCCTATGGCTTATCAACcttttggaaaatgaaaagcTCCTACATTTGGAAGCTTCTCTGAGCAGTAACAGCCTACCATATAATAATGGGTAAAAGAACATAAGAAAAAAGAtggttattttaaattttagaaaaattcaaatttagttTGTAATCTTTAAGCTAGTATTAGATAAGAACTCTTGCACCTAAAAGTAATATCTCACACAGCCCAGCACAAAAGTATGAATTTTCTATAGATCAACAGTTCAAATGcgaatattaaaattaatattagtaGATATATAGACCCCCACCccccaagagagagagagagagagagagaaccaacAAAATACCTGCAAAATAAGCTAATTCTTGCAATGGTAGTTGCTAGATTCAGTCCTCTCGACGTGTTTTAAAAACCACTCTATTTCTGCAATTATTAAGAAGCAACCATACAGACATCATATTATCAACATGGTCTTATGtacaaagatataaatcattacaatttaaaaaaaaaaaaaaaaatcaagggaaGGATTATCTTATCCtaatttttcttgttcaaatAACTTTTTGGAGAAATCAGGTGTCTAATTAACATTTTATAgacaggaaaaagaaaaacaaattgaatgaAAGAGAGTTTTAAATTGGTTCAATTCAGCATAAGAAAGAAGTTGAATGGTTTTTAGAAGTTGTCTAGAATATCAAAACCCTCAAAACCAGTAGctgaattttaatttgggattaaaggatagatagatagatagatgcTTACTTGGAGAATTTGTTTCTTCTTGCTATTTCTCATATTCCACGATCATGCGTGGGACATGAGAAATGATGGGCCAATCTTCACCTGTAGGCCTCAAGCATCTTCGCCATAAGATTGGACAATTCTCAATTGTTAACTGCTTTAAAGAGGTGGTATTGCGAATCCCTTGAGGAAGTGAAGTAAGATTGAGACAACCCTGAATTGAAAGTGGTTGTAGTGATGTGAGGTTGGCCATCCAAGGGAGAGAACCCAGTTCTTCACAGTTGTATATTttgagtttccagagagaatcgAGGTTTTGCAGCCACTCCTCTGGATAAGATTCTAAATCCTTGACTGAACATAACTCCATAGACTGtaattgagagagaggaaagtagCACGAGGAGGGTGACGTGGTTGCtcccattttcattttcattgtcTGTTGCAATACCTTTGAACTAACTCTAACCATTTTTAGATCTTCTTTGAGATATGGAAACAGAGGCATGCAAGTCAGGTTAGAGCATCCGACAATCTTTAACTGAGAAAGACAAGGAGGAAATGATGGAAGTAAGAGATGGTTTGGTtgattatcatcatcatcatctgaattCTCCACCACCCCTTCAAATTTGAGCAATTCCATAATTCAAGATGAGATAAGGATGGGAAGAATggtgtttttgaaaaagaggaacCACTCAACACATGACTAACACAGTCTTCATCTGATATGTATTCAAGTGCTGCCATAAATTAAAGACATATAGACTTGAGAAAAGGGAGATGATTTAATGGTGGGAGGTGCTGCaatcttttattattaaatactACCAATTTGACAAGATTAGTGAGCGAAGAGACCCAACTTGGAATTCTCACACCCATATATAAAGATAACCACAACATTTGAAGATTTGGATGTGGCTGGAGCCCTTCCAATGACATTTCATCATAAAATTTGGTTTCTCCATCATCCCATACTCGATCCCACCATAAATGCAGCTCTTGAAGATGTTGTTTCTCCTTCATGTTTGTGGCTTTACATTCCACTATGTCATCTTTTTCATGTCCCAAATTTCTGATCATAAGGCTTCCTCCCAGATTGCTCAGCTCCTTCAATTCACTTAGCCCACCACTAGTCCTACCCTGTTTTTTCTTATACCAACTACAAGAGCTACCCTTCAAACGTTCTTCCCTCACCACAAACATTGTTAGTATCTCAAGAGAATTAAGACGACCAAGTCCAAGGGGCATATGAGTCAAATTCGAGCAAGAAGCAATGTCTAGTTGCCTAAGATTGACCAACTTTATAATGCCTCGGGGTAATTCTATAAGTGAGTAACAACTATTAAGTTTTAGTGTCTGCAAATGCAGTAGCTTGGTAATGGTATTAgggagaaaatttaatttatttttagaaagatCAAGATATCGTAAATGTTTCAATTCTCCAATTGAATGTGGCACTACACGTAGACTTAAATTGCTCAAATCTAATGAACGCAAATACTTAAATTTTGAAACGAGTGCATTACAAGTAAAGTTACCGAAATTTTCCCCTCTGCAAGACGTAAGAATTGTTCGTATCTTCCTTTTACTAAGCTTGGGAGTTGATACATGGCAaactttttcaataaaatttttcccaCTTGAATTTAATATGGTACATTCCATTTGAAACATAAGACTTGCAAGATCATGCATGAGATCATGCATTTTACTTGATTTTATGTTGCCCAAATCATCATTCTCTACATCTTGAAAAAATGAACTCCAAAGTAATTCCATAAAGTATTTTCTACCAATATCCGCAAAATGCTGCCTTGGACCTTCTAGCTCAATAAAACCTTGTGCTATCCAAAGATCAATGTATTTACATAAATTCTATGATCTTTTGGAAACAATCTACAATAAGCAAAATATTGCTTCAAGTGTGATGGAAGGTGATCATAACTCAACTTAAGAGTTAATGAAATGTTATTTTCTTGTTGAGCTATTTTTGAGAGTTCATTATCTAAAAAAGATTGCCACTCAATTTCAGAGCTTTTGCCATACAACAAGCTTCCTATTGTTCTTATAGCGAGGGGCACTCCAATGCAGTTTCCCACAATCTGTTTTCCTAGGGCTACTAAGGTTTGGTTTCTGGCTCTTTACCCTCTTTAAATGCCATTTTTACAAACAATGACCAAGCCTTTTCAGGAGCTAAGCCTTTAAGTTCATGAGGTGAAGTCGTGCCCATTATCTCAGCTACCTTTATAGAGCGAGTAGTTACCACAAGCCTACTCCCCCTTGCACCACCCATTAATAAATCTTTTAAAAGAATCCATTGATTTTTGTCCTCATTCCACACATCATCTAAGACAacgaaatatttttttccattaagtTTTCGTTGaaggtgtttttgtaaaatatcAAGGTTTTCAATTTCTTCATACCTCTTGCCTCCAAAACGTTCTAAGATTTGTTTCACAATCCGTTTTACAACAAAGTTATCAGAGACACAAGTCCACAACATTAgctcaaaattatttttgacattttcatCTTTGTATATGAGTTGAGCTAGTGTAGTTTTCCCTAAACCTCCACTCCCAACTATTGGAATAACTGACACATTCTCTACAGTGTTGGTATCcaaaagaagttttataatttctttcttatcaTCCTCTCTCCCAACCACATTTTCTTCCAATACAAAAGAATAAGTTTCCCTCCCCCTATTCATGACTTGTGGCTCAATAGAGCTTT includes the following:
- the LOC115984818 gene encoding putative disease resistance protein RGA1, producing MVEGVLFNLAGKVLEMMGPLTLQEINLAYGDVKTELENIKNTVSIIQAVLLDAEKQGSHNNKVKDWLNKLRDVLLDADDVLDDLSTEDSRYKMMTGNKMTKDVRIFFSSSNQLAYSLKIGHRIKAIRERLDAITIDKDFQFIQSSIEPQVMNRGRETYSFVLEENVVGREDDKKEIIKLLLDTNTVENVSVIPIVGSGGLGKTTLAQLIYKDENVKNNFELMLWTCVSDNFVVKRIVKQILERFGGKRYEEIENLDILQKHLQRKLNGKKYFVVLDDVWNEDKNQWILLKDLLMGGARGSRLVVTTRSIKVAEIMGTTSPHELKGLAPEKAWSLFVKMAFKEGKEPETKP